Proteins found in one Candidatus Bathyarchaeum sp. genomic segment:
- a CDS encoding elongation factor 1-beta — protein sequence MGKIIIVYKIFPSESTVNLEVLKEKIQEKLADIASIKKFAEEPIAFGLCALKVNMVLPEQEGIANETEKRIAAIEGVGQIQTLGLTRL from the coding sequence ATGGGAAAGATAATTATTGTTTACAAAATTTTTCCGTCCGAATCAACAGTTAACCTCGAAGTGTTAAAAGAGAAAATCCAAGAAAAACTAGCAGATATTGCTTCAATCAAAAAATTTGCAGAAGAGCCCATCGCTTTTGGTCTGTGTGCCTTGAAAGTGAACATGGTTCTCCCCGAGCAAGAAGGAATAGCCAACGAAACGGAAAAACGAATAGCTGCCATTGAAGGCGTCGGTCAGATCCAGACTTTGGGATTAACTAGACTGTAA